One region of Nevskia ramosa DSM 11499 genomic DNA includes:
- a CDS encoding fatty acid desaturase, translated as MASIANPAQATANWQDGKRYWWLMSPALPALVLAGLAAVPFANGALLTTLLCWVGFVLLYGIAPVLDWMIGTDPVNAPESAVAALEQDAWYRNIVFAYVPAQYAVTAIGAWVVMTQDLAWFQMLGVLLSTGVINGVGINTAHELGHKTNSLERWMAKLTLAPVAYGHFFIEHNKGHHKHVATPLDPASSAMGETLYQFLPRTFAGSLKSAWKIEADRLTRLGKPVWSLDNENLQAWSMTVVLFAALTLWLGWPALIFLVVQAVYGASLLEVVNYLEHYGLARQKLADGRYERCQPRHSWNSNHVVTNLLLYQLQRHSDHHANPTRRFQALRHFEDSPQLPSGYASMILAAYFPLVFFKLMDHRVAAHHGYDLSKARIEPSKREALMRRWHRPESAAASVETLDEAAVIDSAAVAVAVEGPAYVCPNCRYVYAETRGCPTEGWAAGTTWAQLPEDWTCPQCAVREKPDFARIA; from the coding sequence ATGGCAAGCATCGCGAACCCCGCGCAAGCAACGGCGAACTGGCAGGACGGCAAACGTTACTGGTGGCTCATGAGCCCGGCGCTGCCGGCGCTCGTGCTCGCCGGTCTCGCCGCCGTGCCATTTGCCAACGGTGCGCTGCTGACGACCTTGCTGTGCTGGGTCGGCTTCGTGTTGCTGTACGGCATCGCGCCGGTGCTCGACTGGATGATCGGCACCGATCCGGTCAACGCGCCGGAGTCCGCCGTGGCGGCGCTCGAACAGGACGCCTGGTATCGCAACATCGTGTTTGCCTATGTGCCGGCGCAGTACGCCGTCACTGCCATCGGCGCCTGGGTGGTGATGACCCAGGATCTGGCCTGGTTCCAGATGCTGGGCGTGCTGCTGTCCACCGGCGTCATCAACGGTGTCGGCATCAACACCGCCCATGAACTCGGCCACAAGACCAACAGTCTCGAACGCTGGATGGCCAAGCTCACCCTGGCGCCGGTCGCCTATGGCCACTTCTTCATCGAGCACAACAAGGGTCACCACAAGCATGTGGCGACGCCGCTTGATCCGGCCAGCTCGGCGATGGGCGAGACGCTGTACCAGTTCCTGCCGCGCACTTTCGCGGGCAGCCTGAAGTCGGCCTGGAAGATCGAGGCCGATCGCCTGACGCGTCTTGGCAAGCCGGTGTGGTCGCTGGACAACGAGAACCTGCAGGCCTGGAGCATGACGGTGGTGCTGTTCGCTGCGCTCACGCTCTGGCTGGGCTGGCCGGCGCTGATCTTCCTCGTCGTCCAGGCGGTCTACGGGGCGTCCCTGCTCGAAGTCGTGAACTATCTCGAGCACTACGGTCTGGCCCGTCAGAAGCTGGCCGATGGCCGCTACGAACGCTGCCAGCCGCGCCACTCGTGGAACTCGAACCACGTCGTCACCAACCTGCTGCTCTACCAGCTGCAGCGTCACTCCGATCACCACGCCAATCCGACGCGCCGCTTCCAGGCTCTGCGCCACTTCGAGGACAGCCCGCAACTGCCGTCCGGCTACGCCTCGATGATTCTCGCCGCCTATTTTCCGCTGGTGTTCTTCAAGCTGATGGATCACCGGGTCGCCGCCCACCACGGTTATGACCTGAGCAAGGCCCGCATCGAACCGTCGAAGCGCGAAGCCCTGATGCGCCGCTGGCACCGTCCGGAATCCGCCGCGGCGTCGGTGGAGACCTTGGACGAGGCTGCGGTGATCGACTCAGCCGCCGTAGCCGTTGCCGTCGAAGGTCCGGCTTATGTTTGTCCGAACTGCCGCTATGTCTACGCCGAAACGCGCGGCTGCCCGACGGAGGGCTGGGCGGCCGGGACGACCTGGGCGCAGCTGCCCGAGGACTGGACCTGTCCGCAATGCGCAGTGCGCGAAAAGCCGGATTTCGCGAGGATTGCCTGA
- a CDS encoding efflux RND transporter permease subunit — MHSEAQGKFSKLFVRVTEPIVFGHRGRTLAVLGLVTLFMVWEALHLKIDSGFEKQLPLGHPYIQVFKQYEKEFGGANLVLFAVTEKKEKDIYNPAFMTTLRAATDSVTFLPGTDRARVSSIYTPDVRYLEVVEDGFAGGNVISADFTPTPENLEKVKANVSKAGIIGRLVANDQRGAMIFSELLEQDPITGKTIDYIKTAELIEEIRQKYLSPKMYELKLKADREPLKAGEVVKRVYKDPRGLLFRFKTIDVDAQAADGSNQFFSIAGSGLEISEIDNPTYNPDIDIAIIGFAKVVGDVADSIIEVVGFFGLTLLLTWFLLTLYTGSALIALIPLSCAVLAVIWELGLLHLFGYALDPFGILVPFLVLSIGVSHGIQITSFWLFEVADHGLASFEASRATYRRLVVPGISAVLTNVVGFGTILLVPIGIVQEMAVNAMFGLIAIIFCKKMLLPCLLSYAKISNPVEFRAHQARRDRWFEPAWNAISKLTLKPYAIATIVLAVGFYLYSDHVGKQLKIGELHEGVPELRPDSRYNRDSKAVVDNFAIGVDVFKVIAESKADGCIDHTVVDNIDRFAWRMENTPGVQSTLSLPKVQKKVFNSYGESNPKWNVLPRESGALVITVQPFPSSTGLLNENCSAIPVFIFTADHKAETIDGIVAAIDKFNTEQPADSPVQFKLATGNVGVMAAVNDVVAETEPTVLFWVYAGIALCVFISFRTVSSVICILFPLALVSVMSYAVMVWLEIGIKVSTLPVAAFAAGIGVDYGIYIYSVLEECVKNGMSLRDAYKTTLHQTGKAVVFTSLALAGSVCTWLFSGLQFQVDMGVLLTIMFLANAVAAVLLLPAFAFFLLKPEKIAAKAAKEAAAKAAAATK, encoded by the coding sequence ATGCATTCAGAAGCACAGGGCAAATTTTCCAAACTGTTTGTCCGTGTCACTGAGCCGATCGTCTTTGGTCATCGCGGCCGCACGCTTGCCGTGCTCGGGCTGGTCACGCTGTTCATGGTCTGGGAAGCGCTGCATCTGAAGATCGATTCCGGCTTCGAGAAGCAGTTGCCGCTCGGCCATCCGTACATTCAGGTGTTCAAGCAGTACGAGAAGGAATTCGGTGGCGCCAACCTGGTGCTGTTCGCGGTCACCGAGAAGAAGGAAAAGGACATCTACAACCCGGCGTTCATGACCACGCTGCGGGCGGCGACCGATTCGGTCACCTTCCTGCCGGGCACCGACCGCGCCCGTGTCAGCTCGATCTATACGCCGGACGTGCGCTACCTCGAAGTCGTCGAAGACGGCTTCGCTGGCGGCAACGTCATCTCGGCCGATTTCACGCCGACGCCGGAGAACCTCGAGAAGGTCAAGGCCAATGTCTCGAAGGCCGGCATCATCGGTCGCCTGGTAGCGAACGATCAGCGCGGCGCGATGATCTTTTCAGAACTGCTGGAACAGGATCCGATCACCGGCAAGACCATCGATTACATCAAGACGGCCGAGCTGATCGAAGAGATCCGCCAGAAGTACCTCAGCCCGAAGATGTACGAACTGAAGCTCAAGGCCGACCGCGAGCCTCTGAAGGCGGGCGAGGTGGTCAAGCGCGTCTACAAGGATCCGCGCGGCCTGCTGTTCCGCTTCAAGACCATCGATGTCGACGCCCAGGCGGCCGACGGCAGCAACCAGTTCTTCTCGATCGCCGGCAGCGGCCTCGAGATCAGCGAGATCGACAATCCGACCTACAACCCGGACATCGATATCGCGATCATCGGCTTCGCGAAAGTGGTCGGCGATGTCGCCGACTCGATCATCGAAGTGGTCGGCTTCTTCGGTCTCACATTGCTGCTGACCTGGTTCCTGCTGACCTTGTACACCGGCTCGGCACTGATCGCGCTCATCCCGCTGTCCTGCGCGGTACTGGCGGTGATCTGGGAACTCGGCCTGCTGCATCTGTTCGGCTACGCGCTCGATCCCTTCGGCATCCTGGTGCCGTTCCTGGTGCTGTCGATCGGTGTTTCGCACGGCATCCAGATCACCAGCTTCTGGCTGTTCGAAGTGGCCGATCATGGCCTGGCCAGCTTCGAAGCCTCGCGCGCCACCTATCGGCGCCTGGTCGTGCCGGGCATCTCGGCCGTGCTGACCAATGTCGTCGGCTTCGGCACCATCCTGCTGGTGCCGATCGGCATCGTTCAGGAAATGGCGGTCAACGCGATGTTCGGTCTGATCGCGATCATCTTCTGCAAGAAGATGCTGCTGCCCTGCCTGTTGTCGTACGCGAAGATCAGCAACCCGGTGGAATTCCGTGCCCATCAGGCGCGTCGCGACCGCTGGTTCGAGCCGGCCTGGAACGCCATTTCCAAGCTGACCCTGAAGCCCTACGCGATCGCGACGATCGTGCTGGCGGTGGGGTTCTATCTTTACTCGGATCACGTCGGCAAGCAGCTGAAGATCGGCGAGCTGCATGAAGGCGTGCCGGAACTGCGGCCGGACTCGCGCTACAACCGCGATTCGAAGGCGGTGGTCGACAACTTCGCGATCGGCGTCGACGTGTTCAAGGTCATCGCCGAATCGAAGGCCGACGGCTGCATCGACCACACCGTGGTCGACAACATCGACCGCTTCGCCTGGCGCATGGAAAACACCCCGGGCGTGCAGTCCACCCTGTCGCTGCCGAAGGTGCAGAAGAAGGTCTTCAACAGCTACGGCGAATCGAACCCGAAGTGGAACGTGCTGCCGCGGGAAAGCGGCGCGCTGGTGATCACCGTGCAGCCGTTCCCGAGCTCCACCGGCCTGCTCAACGAGAACTGCAGCGCGATCCCGGTGTTCATCTTCACGGCCGATCACAAGGCTGAAACGATCGACGGCATCGTCGCCGCGATCGACAAGTTCAATACCGAGCAGCCAGCCGATTCGCCGGTGCAGTTCAAGCTCGCCACCGGCAATGTCGGCGTCATGGCGGCGGTCAACGATGTCGTCGCAGAGACCGAGCCGACCGTGCTGTTCTGGGTCTACGCCGGCATTGCGCTGTGCGTGTTCATCTCGTTCCGCACCGTGTCGAGCGTGATCTGCATCCTGTTCCCGCTGGCGCTGGTGTCGGTGATGTCCTACGCGGTGATGGTCTGGCTGGAGATCGGCATCAAGGTGTCGACCCTGCCGGTGGCGGCGTTCGCGGCCGGTATCGGTGTCGACTACGGCATCTACATCTATTCCGTGCTCGAAGAGTGCGTGAAGAACGGCATGAGTCTGCGCGATGCCTACAAGACCACACTGCACCAGACCGGCAAGGCGGTGGTGTTCACTTCGCTGGCGCTGGCCGGTTCGGTCTGCACCTGGCTGTTCTCGGGCCTGCAATTCCAGGTCGACATGGGTGTGCTGCTGACCATCATGTTCCTGGCCAATGCCGTGGCCGCCGTGCTGCTGCTGCCGGCCTTCGCGTTCTTCCTGCTGAAGCCGGAAAAGATCGCGGCGAAAGCCGCCAAGGAAGCGGCAGCCAAGGCCGCTGCGGCAACGAAGTGA